The genomic window CCTTCGTGCGCACCGGAACGGTGGACCTGCTCGACCTCAGCGGCCACGTCATCCCCATCCCCCTCAGCGACATCAAGTACATCTGCTACGTCCGCGACTTCAACCTGAGCGACACCGCTAACCCTGAACGCCTTAGCCGCCGCACCTTTCTCGCCCGCCCCCGCACCGAGGGCCTCTGGCTGCGCCTCACCTTCCGTACAGAGGACACGCTGGAGGGGCTTGCCCCCATCGACGCCTCCCTGCTCGACGACCTCATTGGCGATGCCGGACTTCAGCTCATCCCGCCCGACATCCGTTCCAACACCCAGCGCGTCTACGTCCCGCGAACCGCCATCACCGATCTCCAGCTCCTCGCCGTCATCACCACCCCCTCACGCAAGAAGCCGCTCCCGGCGTCTGCCGCCAACTCCCTGCAAAGCGAGCTCTTCAACGCGCCCCTCCCACCTAACACCCGGCCTAACTAGAAACTCCTCCCCGCGCTACAATCCGAACCATGAAGCTCGCCGACCTAGCCCAACGTCTCGGAGCCACCCTGCACGGCGATGGTGCCGCAGAGATTACCGGAGTCGCCGCCATCGATACCGCCGCTCCGGGCCACCTCTCCTTCATTGCCAATCCCAAGTACGCCTCGCTGGCCCGCACCACCCAAGCCACAGCCGTCCTCGTCGAGCCATCCTTCTCTGAGATCTCCACCGCCACCCTCCGCATCGACAACCCGTACCTCGCCTTCGCCCACGCTATCGAGCTCTTCTATCATCCACCCGTCTACGCTCCCGGCATCCATCCCACGGCTGTCGTCGCCTCCACGGCAAAGATCGGAGCCAACGCCCACATCGGAGCCTACGTCGTCGTCGGAGACCATGTCGTCATCGGCGACAACGCCACCCTTCTGCCCCACGTCGTCCTCTACCCCCACGTCCGCGCCGGTAACCACCTCTTCGCCCACGCCCATGCCGTCGTCCGCGAGCACTGCCATCTCGGCGACAACGTCATTCTGCAAAATGGAGCCATCATTGGCGCCGACGGCTTCGGCTTCGCCAAACAGGCAGGCGTACCTCACGGTAAAAGCTGGTACAAGATCCAGCAGTCAGGCCCAGCAGTTCTTGAAGACGATGTTGAAGTCCAGGCCAACGCCTGCATCGACCGCGCCAGCATCGGCGAGACCCGCATCCACGCCGGGGCCAAGATCGACAACCTGGTGCAGGTGGGCCACGGCTCGACCGTCGGCAACGACACTCTACTGTGTGCCCAGGTGGGGTTAGCCGGATCGACCACTATCGGCCGCGGCGTCATCCTCGCCGGACAGGTCGGCGTCGCCGGACACTGCACGGTAGGCGACGGGGCCATCGCCACCGCGCAATCGGGAATCCCCAGCGACGTCGCTCCCGGCAAGATCGTCAGCGGCTACCCTGCCATCGATAACCGCCAGTGGCTCCGCTCGGTGGCCCTCATCAATCGGCTGCCTGAACTTCTGCGCAGCCTCAAGTCACCAAAATAACCGCTGAGAGAGTGACTTCCGGCGATGCTGGAGCATCAAAATAACTAGCTGATGGTCAATCCACCTGAGACGCGCACCGGCGACAGCTCAGTGTCGTTAAGTCCTCCTCACGTTCGCGTCCTGCTGCTCGACGACGAACCCGACAACCTGTTCCTCCGCGCCACCATCCTTCGCCAGCACGGCTACGATTGCGTTCCCGCTTCCACCATCGACGAGGCAATCGAACTCTTCAACAGCATCGACATCGCCGTGCTCGACTACCATCTCGGAGCAGGCCAGTTTGGCACCGAAGCCGCTACCCTGCTCCGACGCAGCCGCCCCTACGTCCCCATCATCATCCTCTCGGCCACCCTCGAACATTTTTTCGGAGGAGCCGAGGACATGCATCTGCTTAAGGGCCACAGCTCCATCGAGGACATCCTCTCCGCCCTCAGCTCGCTCGAAGCCAAACGTCGCGGCGCTCCCGTCGTCGTCGACGCGCGCGACTTCTTCTACTCCCGCATCGCGATGGCCATCGGCTCCGATGTTCTGGTGCAGATCTTCGACAGCCGCAGCATCTGGCTCTACTGCAACGAATCTGCCGCCGGATATTTCGGCCAGCCCCGCGACTGGTTCCCCGGCCGCAGTCCCGCCATCGAGATGCCCACCTTGATGCGCGACTGGCGGGAGATCGTCCAGACCGTCTCCCACACCCGCGAGACCTACATCGACCGCACCCATCGCGGTCTGCTCAACACCCCAAAGCCAGACGAGCAGAACATTACCTGGAGCGTCCTGGCCTTCCCCATTACCCTGCACGACGACCGCAGCGGAGTCGTCCTAACCGCACGCATCCTGGACCGCTCCCCCGCAGCCTTCGCCTAATGATTCGTCGAAGCGAGCACACGGGGCAGATAAAACCGAAAGAACTCATCGGAGCTGGAGTGCAGACAAACATTGGTATTTGGCGCACCCTGCTCCGGCACCGTCATGCCTTTGTCGTCAACACGAATATGCATCGGGGTCGTAGGACACAGCGCCGGATCGACCGCATAAGCAACCGCCATCGCATCGAAGAGCGTAGGCGTCTCACTTCCCCACTGCTGGTACAGAATCGCAAGCTGATCGGTCAGCCGTGATCCATGGCTGAAGACGGATTGGCGCTTTGCCGCATCGAGCTTCAGGATCGTCGCATCCAACGGCATCACAAAGATTGGCACACCCGATGCGAACAACTTCTGCGCCGCGCCGATGTCCATCTTGATGTTCCACTCCGGCTCCGGCACTTTGTCATCGCCATAACCCTGACGAATTGATCCGCCCATCAACACAACGCGCTTCAATTTGCGAAAGGTCCCGGGATCGCGGTCGATCATCGCTCCAATGTTGCTCAACGGAGCAATGGCGATCAGCGTAATCTCGCCGGGAGATCTGCGGATGAGATCGAGCGACGTGCTGACGGCATCGGGGTACGGATGCGAAGGCTCAGGCTGCTGCTCCGCATAGGCGCGCTGCGTGAAGACATTGCTAGTGTGTGTCGTCACACCCTGCGCCACCGGAACCTGCGGCAGACCGGCATCACGCAGAAAATGCTCCAGCAGCCTCGCACGCAGATGCGTGTCGCCGTATCCTGCATCGATCTGAAGCACCTGAAGCTCAGGACTGCGAAACGCCAGCGCCACGGCAAACGCATCGTCGATGTCATCGCCGATATCGGTGTCGATGATGACCTTCTGCTTCACAACGGGACGCTTCGCGACAGCGATAAGACCGCCCGCTAAAAGCAAGCCGAGCGCAGATGAGAAGAGAATGTGCCTTACAAGCATTCGAAGCCCTCTAAATTCTTCAGAAACGTCATCTCGACCGGAGCGCAGCGGAGTGGAGAGACCCCTGTATTTGCCTTTGCTTCTGCCGCTGGCTATCGTCTCCAGAAAAATCAGATCACAGACCAGAGCAGTTTGATTCAGGAGAAATCCTATCAGCGCGCGAACCTATAGCGGCAACTTGGACAAATCGGCAAACGCCCGAACTGTTACCCTTACCCCATGCGTCCGTTCCGCATCCTTGCGTTTCTCGCCTGCCTGCTTGCCGTCACCGGCTGTCACTCCGCCCACGTACAGGCGACCGTCACCAACCACACGAGCCAGCCCCTGCTTCTGCTCGAAGTGGACTACCCGAGCGCCAGCTTCGGTACGCAGATGCTCGCTCCCGGCGCAGATTTTCACTATCGCTTCAAGGTGCTCGGCACCGGCAAGATGCAGCTTACCTACACCGACTCGTCCCACCACGATCACAAGTCGGAAGGCCCCTACCTCGATGAAAAAGCTGACGGCCCGGTACAAATCACAATAGCTCCTGATGGCGTCCACTGGCAGACCAGCCCCAAAACCACCATGCAGGCACCTCCCAGCTCATAGCCACCAGCCGATAAGCGCAAATTAGTCCTCGCCCGGCGCCCGGCCTACATGCGGCTCATTGGTGACGTTGACTATCGGCTCCTCGCTCTGGTTCTTCCGCCTTCGATTCCTTCCGCCAAAGAACATGAAGAGGACGATCGCCAGCGCCAGCACGAACAAAAATATAATCACCATAAAATCCCCATCCGCCCCATTTCTTCAGGCAGGGGCCTTGCAGTCATAGCAGCGCGATACACGCTGCCTCTATGTCCTTGGATGCCATCCCTGCGCGTTGAGATAACCTGTCTCCATGGCGCGCGGATATTTCATCACCTTCGAAGGCCTCGACGGCTCCGGCAAGACCACCCAGCTTCGCCTGCTTGCGGCCTCGCTCACGGCGGCAGGCCGCAACATCGTCACCCTGCGCCAGCCCGGAGGCACCGCACTCGGCGACCGCATCCGCGGCATCCTGCTCGACTCCCGTTCCGAAGCCTCGCTCGGCCCCATCGCTCCCGCCACCGAGATGGCGCTCATGTTCGCCGACCGCGCCCAGGCCATCGCCGAGATCATCGAGCCCGCCCTCGCCTCTGGCAGTATCGTCCTCTGCGACCGCTACACCGACTCGTCCGAGGCCTACCAGGGCGGAGGCCGCCAGCTCGGCAGCGAGCGCATCCTCGCCATGCACGCCGCAGCCTGCGGCAACCTGCAACCCGACCTCACCCTGCTCCTTCTGCCCTCGCTCGAAGGCTCGCTGCGCCGTGCCCGCCGCCGCAACCAGCGCCACACCCGCCAGCAAGGCACCGACGAAAATCGCTTCGAGCGCGAGTCCGACGAGTTCTACGGCCGCATCTACGAGAAGTACGAAGAGATCGCCGACCGCGAACCGCGCCGCGTCCTTCCCATTCGCGACGAAGCGCCCATCGACGAGATCCACAATCGCATCGTCGAGATCGTCACTACCCGGCTAGGCACACCAACACTATGACCACACGGGCGAACTCCAAGTGGAACCTGCCGCCCGGCCTCAAACACTCGCTGCCCTTCTACGCCAACAAGCCGTGGGTCAAACTGGGCTCGCCCATTCTGCTCTTTGAGCATCTGCATCGCACCTACGGCCCCATTGCCCACTATCGCTTCATGGGCACGCCCATCGTCTTCCTCAACGATCCCGAATACATTCGCGAGATCCTCATCAACCAGGCACCCGCGTTCGTCAAAGAACGCACCGTGCGCCGCATGAAGGTGCTTCTCGGCGAAGGGCTCATCACCTCCGACGATCCCATACACCTGCGCCAGCGCCGCATCGTCGCTCCAGCCTTTCATCGCCAGCGCATCGCCGCCTACGCCGACCAGATCGTCGCCAGCGCCGCCGCTCATCGCGACCGTTGGCAGCCCGGAGAGAGTATCGATATCTCCGCATCGATGATGTCGCTCTCGCTCGAGATCATCGCCCGCACTCTCTTCAACACCGAGGTCACCGACGATATTCGCCGCATCAACGAAGAGGTCAACACCATCATGGACCTCTATAACTTCCTCGTCGTCTTTCCCCGACTCGAATCCTTTTTGCACCTCCCCATCCCCGGCATCATCAAGTTCCGCCGCTCGCGCAATCGCCTCAACGCCGTCGTCAATCGCCTCATTCGCGAGCATCGCGCCACCGGCATCGACAAGGGAGATCTACTCTCCATGCTCATCGCGTCGCGCGACGATCAGGCATCCACCACGGAAAGCCAGCAAGGCATGTCGGACGAGCAGATCCGCGACGAAGTCCTCACCATCTTTCTCGCTGGTTACGAGACCGTGGCCAACGCCCTCACATGGACGTGGTATCTGCTCAGCCAAAATCCCGAAGCCGAGGCCAAGCTCCACGCCGAACTCGATGGCGTCCTCGGCACTGGCACAGAGGCACGCCTCCCCACCCTCGCCGACTATCCCAACCTTCGCTACACTGAGCAGGTCTTCGCCGAATCCATGCGCCTCTATCCGCCTGCGTGGGCAATGGGCCGCATGTCAACGAAGCCAGTCACGCTAGGCCCTTATCGCATCCCTCCGGGAGCCCACTTCTTCTTCAGCCAATACGTCATGCATCGCAGCGCCGAGTACTTTCCCGACCCTCTTCGCTTCGACCCTGACCGCCACACGCCAGCCAACAAGGCGGACCGCCCACGCTTCGCCTACTTTCCCTTCGGCGGCGGCGGACGGCAATGCGTCGGCGAAGGCTTCGCATGGATGGAAGGCGTACTCGCCATCGCCACCATCGCGCAGCGTTGCCGCTTGAGATATGAGGGCACCGCTCCCCCCGGAGTGCAGGCCAAGATCACGCTACGTCCAGACGGCCCCCTGCGAATGCAGCTACTCGCCCGCTGACAACGCGCTCAAATACATAAATGAGTGCGATTCAATCGATTAATCGCTATGATGCGAAGCGGACAAAGTATCGCCGCTTACCAACCTGCGAAATCAATCGCCTGTCTTCAGCGCTAAAGAACGAAAAGGAGCACTTCACCATGCAGCAAAAGATGCGCCCGCGAAGAAGGTCCATTACCGCCGCCCTGCTGTCCACCGCCTTGTTATGCACTGCCTCCATTTGGGCACAAGCGCCGCAGCCGGACACCGATGCGATGCGCAGCCGCGTTGACGCCATCATCGGCAAGATGACCCTCCAGCAGAAGCTCGAATACATCGGCGGCACCGGCTTCGCTGTTCGCGCCATGCCCAGCCTCGGCCTGCCTGCCTTCGAGATGTCCGACGGCCCTTACGGTACCCGCAGCAATGCCGGCTTCCCCTCCACCACCTACGCCGCAGGCATTAACCTCGCCGCCTCGTGGGACCGCGATCTCGCCGCACGTGTCGGCGAAGGCATCGGGCGTGATGCCCGCGCACGCGGCGTCAACTATATGCTCGGCCCGGGCGTCTGCATCTATCGCTCGCCGCGCAACGGCCGCAACTTCGAGTACTTCGGCGAAGACCCCTTTCTCGCCGCGAACATCGCCGTCGGCTACGTCACCGGCATGCAGAGCCAGGGCGTCAGCGCCACCATCAAGCACTACATGGGCAATAACTCCGAGTTCCTGCGCCACGACTCCGACTCCATCATCGGCGAGCGCGCCATCCGCGAGATCTATCTCCCAACATTTGAAGCAGCCGTAAAAAAAGCCCGCGTCGGCGCCATCATGGACTCCTACAACTTCACCAACGGCATTCACATGACGCAGAACGGATACTTCAACACCGAGATCGCGCGCAAGGAGTGGGGCTTCCAGGGCGTGATGATGTCCGATTGGGACGCGACCTACGACGCCATCGGCGCAGCCAACGGCGGCCTTGATATCGAGATGCCCACAGGCAAGTTCATGAACCCCAAAAATCTTACCGACGCGGTCAAGAGCGGCAAGGTCTCTGAAGCCATCATCGACGAAAAGATCCGCCACCTCCTCATGACCGCCGAGCGCTTCGGCTGGCTCGACCGTCCACAGACCGATACCTCGGTCCCCGTCTACGACGCAAAGAACAATGCGACCGCACTCGATGCCGCACGCGGAGGTCTGGTTCTGCTGAAGAACGAAGGCAAACTCCTCCCACTGGATAAAACACAAATCAAGTCCATCCTCGTCGTCGGACCGGACGCCTACCCCGGTGTTCCCGTCGGCGGCGGCAGCGCAGGCGTCCAGCCCTTCCACACTGTCAGCGCGCTCGAAGGCATCACCGCGCTCGCCGGTTCGGGCGTCACCGTCTACTACGACCGCGGCCTGCCCACGCTTGCCGAACTTGCCCGCA from Granulicella sp. L56 includes these protein-coding regions:
- a CDS encoding response regulator gives rise to the protein MVNPPETRTGDSSVSLSPPHVRVLLLDDEPDNLFLRATILRQHGYDCVPASTIDEAIELFNSIDIAVLDYHLGAGQFGTEAATLLRRSRPYVPIIILSATLEHFFGGAEDMHLLKGHSSIEDILSALSSLEAKRRGAPVVVDARDFFYSRIAMAIGSDVLVQIFDSRSIWLYCNESAAGYFGQPRDWFPGRSPAIEMPTLMRDWREIVQTVSHTRETYIDRTHRGLLNTPKPDEQNITWSVLAFPITLHDDRSGVVLTARILDRSPAAFA
- the tmk gene encoding dTMP kinase: MARGYFITFEGLDGSGKTTQLRLLAASLTAAGRNIVTLRQPGGTALGDRIRGILLDSRSEASLGPIAPATEMALMFADRAQAIAEIIEPALASGSIVLCDRYTDSSEAYQGGGRQLGSERILAMHAAACGNLQPDLTLLLLPSLEGSLRRARRRNQRHTRQQGTDENRFERESDEFYGRIYEKYEEIADREPRRVLPIRDEAPIDEIHNRIVEIVTTRLGTPTL
- the lpxD gene encoding UDP-3-O-(3-hydroxymyristoyl)glucosamine N-acyltransferase; translation: MKLADLAQRLGATLHGDGAAEITGVAAIDTAAPGHLSFIANPKYASLARTTQATAVLVEPSFSEISTATLRIDNPYLAFAHAIELFYHPPVYAPGIHPTAVVASTAKIGANAHIGAYVVVGDHVVIGDNATLLPHVVLYPHVRAGNHLFAHAHAVVREHCHLGDNVILQNGAIIGADGFGFAKQAGVPHGKSWYKIQQSGPAVLEDDVEVQANACIDRASIGETRIHAGAKIDNLVQVGHGSTVGNDTLLCAQVGLAGSTTIGRGVILAGQVGVAGHCTVGDGAIATAQSGIPSDVAPGKIVSGYPAIDNRQWLRSVALINRLPELLRSLKSPK
- a CDS encoding cytochrome P450; its protein translation is MTTRANSKWNLPPGLKHSLPFYANKPWVKLGSPILLFEHLHRTYGPIAHYRFMGTPIVFLNDPEYIREILINQAPAFVKERTVRRMKVLLGEGLITSDDPIHLRQRRIVAPAFHRQRIAAYADQIVASAAAHRDRWQPGESIDISASMMSLSLEIIARTLFNTEVTDDIRRINEEVNTIMDLYNFLVVFPRLESFLHLPIPGIIKFRRSRNRLNAVVNRLIREHRATGIDKGDLLSMLIASRDDQASTTESQQGMSDEQIRDEVLTIFLAGYETVANALTWTWYLLSQNPEAEAKLHAELDGVLGTGTEARLPTLADYPNLRYTEQVFAESMRLYPPAWAMGRMSTKPVTLGPYRIPPGAHFFFSQYVMHRSAEYFPDPLRFDPDRHTPANKADRPRFAYFPFGGGGRQCVGEGFAWMEGVLAIATIAQRCRLRYEGTAPPGVQAKITLRPDGPLRMQLLAR
- a CDS encoding nucleoside hydrolase, which encodes MLVRHILFSSALGLLLAGGLIAVAKRPVVKQKVIIDTDIGDDIDDAFAVALAFRSPELQVLQIDAGYGDTHLRARLLEHFLRDAGLPQVPVAQGVTTHTSNVFTQRAYAEQQPEPSHPYPDAVSTSLDLIRRSPGEITLIAIAPLSNIGAMIDRDPGTFRKLKRVVLMGGSIRQGYGDDKVPEPEWNIKMDIGAAQKLFASGVPIFVMPLDATILKLDAAKRQSVFSHGSRLTDQLAILYQQWGSETPTLFDAMAVAYAVDPALCPTTPMHIRVDDKGMTVPEQGAPNTNVCLHSSSDEFFRFYLPRVLASTNH